A DNA window from Desulfuribacillus stibiiarsenatis contains the following coding sequences:
- a CDS encoding AzlC family ABC transporter permease — MEESERIDLQKSKQSQHVMQGITKGLPIFIGYLPIGFAYGILAMQAGFTFIDTILMSVFVYAGSAQFIGVGMIGANAGFLSIILTTFLINLRHLLMSASLSQRLKGNTKMKLSIFSYWITDESFAVNSSWLRKDKAIPFISLLTVSITAYLGWVTGSFLGALVGSQPLDVEKFGLDYALPGMFIILLIYQLENKKYIFLAILSGTISVLLSGVVTHNLHIIIATVAISTLGVVISRWKTH; from the coding sequence ATGGAAGAAAGTGAAAGAATCGATTTACAAAAGAGTAAACAGTCTCAGCATGTAATGCAGGGGATTACAAAAGGGTTACCTATATTTATAGGTTATTTGCCAATTGGATTCGCATATGGAATATTAGCAATGCAAGCTGGATTTACATTTATTGATACGATTTTGATGTCAGTCTTCGTATATGCTGGTTCTGCTCAATTTATTGGTGTCGGAATGATTGGTGCTAATGCAGGGTTTTTATCTATTATATTAACTACTTTCTTAATAAATTTGCGCCATCTACTAATGAGTGCATCGCTCTCGCAACGCTTAAAGGGCAATACTAAAATGAAATTATCGATCTTTTCTTACTGGATTACAGACGAGTCATTCGCTGTAAACTCATCATGGCTGCGCAAAGATAAAGCTATACCCTTTATAAGTTTATTAACAGTAAGTATTACTGCTTATCTTGGTTGGGTTACAGGTAGTTTCTTAGGAGCATTGGTTGGGTCTCAACCGCTTGATGTCGAGAAATTCGGCTTGGATTACGCATTGCCAGGCATGTTTATTATCTTATTGATCTATCAGTTAGAAAATAAAAAATACATTTTTTTAGCTATCCTATCTGGTACTATCTCAGTACTTTTATCAGGAGTTGTTACACATAATTTACACATTATAATTGCTACGGTTGCAATTTCAACATTAGGGGTGGTGATTTCTAGATGGAAAACTCATTGA
- a CDS encoding AzlD domain-containing protein yields the protein MENSLILLILGMALVTYVPRAIPMIFLSDRDLPSWVNEWLGYIPVTVLSALLFPILFMKDQEVAISNNIYLIAALPTFIMGFITKNIFVTVLVGMGSVVLLRVIM from the coding sequence ATGGAAAACTCATTGATATTGCTTATTCTCGGTATGGCACTGGTTACTTATGTTCCACGCGCGATACCCATGATTTTTCTATCTGATCGCGACCTCCCAAGCTGGGTTAATGAGTGGCTTGGTTACATACCTGTAACTGTGTTGTCTGCACTACTCTTTCCTATCCTATTTATGAAGGATCAAGAAGTGGCAATAAGCAACAATATCTATTTGATAGCGGCATTGCCGACATTTATCATGGGATTCATAACAAAAAATATTTTTGTAACAGTACTAGTGGGAATGGGTTCAGTTGTTCTATTACGTGTGATTATGTAG